TGTCTACGCCGGCTGGCTGCACGCCCAGGGCGAGGCGATGCCGGCCGCGATCTCCGTAGGCACGAACCCGCAGTTCGAGGGCACCGAGCGCACGGTGGAGGCGTACGCCATAGACCGGGTGGGCCTCGACCTGTACGGCCTCCATGTCGCCGTCGACTTCCTGGCGTTCGTGCGGGGGCAGGCCAGGTTCGACACGCTGGACGCCCTGCTGGAGCAGATGGCCGAGGACGTCAAGCGCTGCCGGGAGCTGGTGGCGGCGGCCGAGCGGTCCGCCTAGCGTCCCTGGCCGTCCGCGCACCCGCTATGCGCTCGCGGCCTCGTCCGGGTGGAGGGCGTCGAGGATGAGGGTGAGGCCGAAGGTGAACTCGTCGGCATGGTCGTAGCCCGGCTTGAGGACGTGCTCGGTGGCCAGTTCGGTCAGGTGGGGGTAGGTGTCGGCGGGCATGTCGCGCAGGATGGCGCCCGCGACCTCGTCCAGCTCCGCCGCGCCTTTGAACGGCAGGCTCAGCTCCTGGAGCACGAAGCCGTACAGGTAGCTGTCGATCAGCGAGACCGCGTGCGCGGCCATGGGGACGGAGAATCCTCCGGCGCGCAACGTCCCGATGACGGCGTCGTGATGGCGCAGGGTCGCGGGGCCGGGCTGGGAGCGGGAGTCCATGAGACCGACCGCCCAGGGGTGACGCCGCAGGACGGCACGGGCGGAGTCCGCGCGGTGGCGCAGGGCACTCTTCCAGTCCATGTCGCGCGGCGGTAGGTCGATCTCGCCGAACACCGCGTCCACCATGCCGTCGAGGATGTCCTCCCGGCCCGCGACGTGGTGGTAGAGCGACATCGCCTCGACGCCCAGCGGTTCGGCGATGGCCCGCATGGTGAGCGCGGCCGCCCCCTTCTCGTCCGCCACTGCGACCGCCGTGCGGATCACGCGCTCGCGACTGAGCGGAGTGCGCGCCGACCCCCTCCGCCGGCCCTTGTTCCCCTCGCCCATCCAGGCCCTCCTCCTCGCTTCCCCCGGTACTCCCTTGACCGCCTTACAGTATAAGGCTAGCTTGCCTTACAACATAAGGTTGGCATCCCGGCGAAGGGGGCTGCGCCATGAACACGGATCGCGTGAAGAAGGTCTGCATCATCGGGGCTTCGGGGAAGCTCGGGCAGTACATGGTCGGGCACGCGCTGGAGCGCGGCTACGAGGTGGTCGGGGTGTGCCGGGAGCGCAGCGTGCCGAAGCTGGCCGCGTTCGAAGGCCGGATCACCGTCGTCCCCGGGCCCACCGACGACCCGGAGGTGATCCGGCGGGCGGTCGCCGGGTGCGACGGGGTGCTGACGGTGCTGGTGCCGTGGGGTGTGCGGCAGTACGCCTCGGGCACGGCGCAGGCGGTGCTGGACCACGCACGGCCGGGCGCGCGCCTGGTCTTCTCCTGCGGCTGGCACATCACGCGCGACGGCAAGGACAGGTACTCGCGGCTGTTCACTCTGGGGGTCCGGATCGCCGCCGTGCTGGGCAAGCTCGTCCGCGCCGTCGAACTCGACGACCAGGTCGAGGCGTGCCGGCGGGTGTTCGCCAGCGACACCGCCTGGACCGTGGTGCGCGGCAGCTCCCTGGAGGAGGGCGAGAGCCAGGGCCTGCCCGTGTGGAGCCGGCGCGTGGGCGACCCGGTACTGGCAAGCAATCTGACGCGGCGGGTGGACTTCGCGCTGTTCATGGTGGAGGCACTCACGGACGACACGCTCATCCAGGAGGCCCCGGCGATCGTCGGCTGCCGGACCCCCAGCGCCCTCGCTCATGCCGGGGGGTCTCGCGCCTAGGTCTGAAACTGACGGACGTTATTGACAGGTGGGTCTCCCGTCCTTAGCCCATACTCCGGGAACTCCGCGACAACCGCCTTGGCACTCAAGCACCAACGGCCGCCAGCCAGGCCCCACGTCGAAGTCATACGGTCGAAGTCATACGAAGGGTCTCGCAAGTGTCGCCTCACCGGCTCCAGCACGTCGCCTGAAGCCGGGGAAGTCCCAGCCATCCCGCCCCCTCACGCAGCAGTGACCCCCGATCCTGCGGTCCACGGCTCGCGCGACGTGATCCACAAGAGAAGCCCTGGCAGGGCGACGCAGTGAGCCGGGCGGTCCCGTCCGGCTTCGCCCTCAGCGCGTCGCCCAGTGGCATGCCACCTGGGCCGTGCCGCTGCCGTCGAGGATCTCCGGATCCTGGGTGCGGCACGCGTCGGCGACGCCCGCCCGTTCCGCCTCGCCGCTCGCGAGGATCTGGCAACGGGCGTGGAAGCGGCAGCCGGACGGCACACGCGACGGGTCCGGGGGCTCGCCGGTGAGGACCACCGGGTCGCCGGGCGCCTCCGGGAGCACCGACAGCAGGGCCTGGGTGTACGGGTGACGGGGCGCGGTCAGGACCTGCTCCACCGCGCCCGTCTCCACGATCCGGCCCAGGTACATCACGGCGACCCGGTCGGCGATGTTCCAGGCCAGCCCCAGGTCGTGCGTGACGACCAGCGCGGACAGGCCCAGCTCGTTGCGCAGCCGCAGGAGCAGGGCGAGGATCTCACCGCGCACGGAGGCGTCGAGGGACGCCACCGGCTCGTCGGCGACGAGGAGTTCGGGTTCCAGGACGAGCGCGCCCGCGATGACGACCCGCTGACGCTGCCCGCCCGACAGCTCGTGCGGGTAGCGCAGGAAGAAGCGCTCCGGGGGGCGCAGACCTGCGCGGGAGAGGGCCTCGGCGACCGCTGTCCGTTCGTCGCCGCCGTAGCGGTGGATGCGCAGGCCCTCGGCGACCGCGTCGTACACCGTGTGCCGCGGGTTGAGCGAGCCGCTCGGGTCCTGGAGGACCAGCTGGACGCGCTTGCGGTACGCCTTGAGGGACCGGCCGGAGTACTCCAGCGGGCGGCCGTCGAAGGTGACCCGGCCCGAGGTCGGCTCGACCAGACCCAGCAGACAGCGGGCCAGGGTCGTCTTGCCGCAGCCGGACTCGCCGACCAGCGCGACGACCTCGCCGGGCCGGATGTCGAGGTCGACCCCGTCCACCGCGCGGGCCCGGGGGCCGCCGTGCCGGTCGGGGAAGGTGACGTGCAGGTCCTGGGCGCTCAGCAGCGGTGCCGTGGTGACCTCGGGCGCCGTGGGGGACATGCTCATGGCGTGCTGGGCCTCGCTTCCTCCAGGGCTTCCGGATCCGGCGCCTGACGGGCCTCACGGGGCTCCTCCGCCGGCGGCCCGACCAGGACGCACGCCGCCCGGCGCTCCGGCCCCGCCTCGCGCAGCACCGGGTCCTCCTCGGGGCAGGACTCCAGCGCCACCGGGCAGCGCGGATGGAACGTACAGCCGGACGGCAGCGCCGCCGGGTCGGGCGGGTCACCGGCCAGCCCCTGCGGCGCGAACCGGGAGGCCGGGTCGCCGATGCGCGGGAACGCGGCCGACAAGGCCCTGGCATACGGGTGCCGGGCGTCCTCGTACACCTGCCGGGCCGGGCCCTCCTCGACCACCCGCCCCGCGTACATCACCGCGAGCCGGTCACAGGTGTCGGCGAGGACCGCCAGGTCGTGGCTGATCATGATCAGGCCCAGGTCCTGGTCCGCGACGAGCTGTTCGATGAGCCGGAGGATCTGCGCCTGGATCATCACGTCGAGCGCGGTGGTCGGCTCGTCGGCGATGATCAGCCGCGGATCGCAGGCCAGCGCCATGGCGATCATGACGCGCTGGCGCTGCCCGCCGGACAGCTCGTGCGGATAGGCGTCCGCACGGGCCGCCGGCAGGCCGACGTGCTCCAGCAGCTCCCCGGTCTTCTTCTTCGCCCCGGCCGGGGTCGCCTTCCGGTGCAGCAGGATCGGCTCGGCGATCTGGTCGCCGATGCGGTGCACGGCGTTCAGGGAGTGCATCGCGCCCTGGAACACCACCGAGGCCCCGGCCCAGCGGACCGCCCGCACCCGGCCCCACTTCATCGTCAGCACGTCCTCGCCGTCGAGCAGGACCTCGCCCGTGATGCGGGCCCCGGCGGGCAGCAGCCGCAGCAGGGCCAGCGCCAGCGTGGACTTGCCGCAGCCGGACTCCCCGGCGAGGCCCAGCTTCTGGCCGGCGTCCAGGCGCAGATCCACCCCGCGCACGGCCGCGGCCCCGCCCGCGTACGTCACCGTCAGGTCCCTGACGTCGAGCAGAGTCACCGCGACACCCCCAGCCTGGGGTTGAGGACGGACTCCACGGCCCGCCCGCACAGCGTGAACGCCAACGCCACCACGGCGATGGCGATGCCCGGCGGCACCAGGTACCACCAGTCCCCGGCACTGACCGCGCCCGCCTCCCGCGCGTCCTGGAGCAGCCCGCCCCACGACACGACCGTCGGGTCACCGAGGCCGAGGAAGGCCAGCGTCGCCTCGGCGAGGATGGCGCTGGAGATGATCAGGGTCGTCTGGGCCAGCACCAGGGGCATGACGTTGGGCAGCACGTGCCGGGACATGATGTGCCAGTGCCCGCCGCCGAGCGCCTTCGCCCGCTCGATGTACGGCCGCGTCTCCACGGCGAGGGTCTGCGCGCGCACCAGCCGGGCCGTGGTCGGCCAGGTGGTGACGCCGATGGCGACCACGGTCGTGGTCAGCGAGCGGGACATCACCGTGGCCAGGGCGATCGCCAGCACCAGCGTCGGCATGACCAGGAACCAGTCGGTGATCCGCATCATCACCGTCGCGTACCAGCCCTTGAAGTGGCCCGCTGTGACCCCGATCAGGGTGCCGATCGCGACCGACAGCACGGCCGCGAGCAGCCCGACCAGCAGCGACACCCGCGAGCCCCAGATCACCAGGCCCAGCAGGTCCCGGCCGAACTGGTCGGTGCCGAGCGGGAACCCGGCGCTCGGGCTCTGCATCGGACGCCCCGGCGCGTCGGTCACACTGCTCACGTCGGAGCCGACGAACAGCGGCGCGAACAGCGCCAGCAGCGCGCACAGGGCGAGCGCGGTCAGGCCGTACAGCCCCGCCCGTTCGGTGCGGTACTGCCGCCAGAAGCGGGCGACGGAGGCCCGGCGCCGCTGCCGGGCGAGGGCGCGCGGGCCCGGGCCTGGGCCCGTCTCGGTCGTCGTCGTCATCGGGCCACCCGGGGGTCAAGCAGCGGATAGACCAGGTCGGCGAGGGTGTTCATCACGATCACCGCGGCGGCGAACACGAAGAACAGCCCCTGCACCAGCGGCAGGTCGGGCACGCTCAGCGCCTGGTAGAACAGCCCGCCGAGGCCCGGCCAGGAGAACACCGTCTCGACCAGGATCACGCCCGCCACCGTCCGGCCGAGATTGATGAAGATCAGTGTCACGGTCGGCAGCAGGGCGTTCGGCACGGCGTGCCGGCGCCGCACCAGGTCGTCGCGCAGCCCCTTGGCCCGCGCGGTCGTCAGATAGTCGCTGCCCATCTCGTCCAGCAGCGCCGACCGCGTGACCAGCAGCGTCTGCCCGTACTCCACGGCCACCAGCGTCACCACCGGCAGCACCAGATGGTGCGCCACGTCGAGGACGTAGGCGAAGCCCTCCTTGCCGCCCGACTCCATGCCACCGGTCGGGAACATGCCCGGGAGCGGGCCGATGCCCACCGACAGCACGATGATCAGCAGCAGCCCGAGCCAGAAGGACGGGATGGAGTACAGCGTCAGCGCCAGGCCGGTGTTGATCCGGTCGCCGAGTCCGCCGCGCCGCCACGCCGAGCGGGTGCCGAGGAAGATGCCCAGCGCGGTGTAGAGGACGAAGGCGGTCCCGGTCAGCAGCAGGGTGTTCGGCAGCGCCTCGGTGATCTTGTCGACGACAGGAGCACGGAACTGGTACGACGTCCCGAAGTCGCCGGTGAGCGCCTTGCCGCAGTAGTCCGTGAACTGCCGCCACAGCGGCAGGTCGAGCCCGAACTCCTCTCGGTAGGCGGCCAGCTGCTCGGCCGAGACCTGGCGGCCGCCCGTCATGGTCTTCACCGGGTCGCCGGGGATCAGCCGGAAGAGGAAGAAGCTGGTGACGAGCACGGCCAGCAGCGATACGGCCGCGCCCGCCACCTTGCCCGCGAGGTACCGCGGATACGCGGATCTCCTGCGTGCCCGGGGCCCGGCTGCCGGCTTCCTCTCCTCGACCAGCGCGGGTGTCGCGTCTGCGGTCATGGGTATCCGCTCGCCCGCTCTACTCGCGGTCCTCGGCGGTGGAGCGCCGCCGCATCGCCGCGAAGACGCCGAGCCCGGCGAGGACCACGACACCTCCGACGATCCCGAGCACGACCCCCGTCGACGACGCGGTGTCCGACGAGCCGCTCGACTGCGCCGGGACCGCCGACCACCAGCTCCAGTAGCCGTCCTGGCCGTAGATGTTCCCCGCCTTCGCCGGCATGGTCGTGATGGACTTGATCTGGTCCGTCCGGTAGGCCTCGACCGCGTTCGGATACGCCATGACGTTCATGTACCCGAGGTCGTACAGCCGCGACTCCATCTGCTTGACGATGTCCGCCCGTTTGGCGGGGTCGTACTCGGCGAGCTGCTGGGCGTAGAGCTCGTCGTACTTCTTGTCGCAGATGAAGTTGTCGGTCGCGCCCGTGTCCTTCGGGGTCGCCGGGAGCGCCCCGCAGGTGTGGATGGACAGCACGAAGTCCGGGTCCGGGTTGACCGACCAGCCGTCGAAGGCCAGGTCGTACTTGCCGGCGAGCCAGGGGTCGGTCACGTTGTCCAGGCAGTTGAGCTGGACGCCGATGCCGAGCTTGCCCCACCACTCCTGGAGGTACTTGCCGACCGCCTTGTCGTTGGGGTCGGTGGCGTGGCACAGGACGCGGTAGCTGATGGGCTTGCCGTCCTTGCCGACGCGCTTGCCGTCGCCGTTCTTCTCGTACCCCGCCTGGTCGAGCATCCGGGCCGCCTCGGCCGGGTCGTACGTCAGCTTCTGGCTGCCGGACGGCTTCCAGAAGTACTGCGAGAAGCGTGGCGGGATGTAGCCCTCGCCCTCGACGGCGTGCCCCTGGAACACCTTGTCGATGATGGCCTTGCGGTCGACGGCCTTGAACAGCGCGTTCCGCACCCGCTGGTCCAGCAGGGACGGGTGGCCGTCGCCGAACTTCTCGCCGTTCTTCGCCTTCGCGCCCGGGTTGGTGGCGAGGGCGTAGAAACGGCGGCCGGGGGCGTCGTTGACCTTGATGTTCTCCGCGCCCTCCAGGGACGCGGCCTGAGCGGGTGTCAGGGACGGCGAACCGGCGACGAACGACACCTCGCCCTTGCGCAGCGCCGACACCGCCGCGTCCTGGTCCTTGTAGTAGCGGAAGACCAGCTCGTCGAACTTCGGCGACCCGCGCCAGAAGCTCTTGTTGGCCTTGAGCCGGACGTAGCTGTCGGCCTTGTACCCGGTCAGCACGAACGGTCCGTTGCCCACCACCGGGAAGCTCTTGTCGTTGTTGAACTCGGAGAAGTCCGAGACCTTCTCCCACACGTGCTTCGGCACGATCGGCACATCGAGCGCGGTCATCGTGGCCTGCGGCTTCTTCAGCTCGATGACCAGCTTGGTGGGGCTCGGGGCCGTCACCTTCTTGAAGTTCCCGACGTAGCTGCCGTTCGCCGTGGCCGCGCCGGAGTCGGTCATCATCTTGTTGAACGTCCACGCCGCGTCCTCGGCGGTGGCCTGCTTGCCGTCCGACCACTTGGAGTTGGAGCGGATCGTGTACGTCCAGGTCAGCTTGTCCGGCGACGGCTCCCACTTGGTGGCCAGGCCCGGGATGGCGTGGTTGTCCTTGGGGTCGTAGTTCGTCAGGTACTCGTACATGAGCCGGTGAATGCTCGTACTGAGCAGCCGGACCGCCAGGAACGGGCTGAGCGAGTCCACGCTCTGCGCCACCGCGACGGTCAGCACCTTCTTGCCGTCGTCGGCCGCCCGGGCCTGCCGGGGCGCCGGGTCGAGCGGGGTCGCGAGACCGGCGGTGAGGGTGAGCGCGGCCGCTCCGGCCACGGCGACGAGCCTGAGGCCGCGCGGGAGGCTGCGTGTCTGATCTTTCGTGCCCATGTCGGACCTCGCGTCATCGCTCGGACGGGAAGGACGGGTTGACCAGGTGTCAGATGGATGATGAGTGTGTCTATCAGCGGCCATCTCTGCGCGTCAACGGCACATTCACCCCATGTGGCCTGCGGAAATAACGAATTGGCGAGCTTTTCGTGCCCATTGGTCGAGACCACTGACGCCCTCCTGGCCAGGGCCTGGCAACGGATTTCGCCCCGGAACGCGCCGCGGCCCGCGCCGAGCGGGAACGGCGCGGGCCACGAAGGGGATCGGCCCCTCGAAAGGGGCCGATCGGGTGAGGCGATTACTGCGACGGAGGCGGAGGCTGAGGCGGCGGGGTCTGCCCGTCGGGCTGCGCCGGGTAACCCGGCTGACCGGGCTGCGGGTAGCCGTAACCGGGCTGACCGGGCTGACCCGACTGCGGGTAACCGTAGCCCGGCTGCGGGGGCGCCGGGGGCTGGCCGGGCTGGGGGTACGGCTGCCCGGGCTGCGGGTAGGGCGGCTGGCCCGCGGCCTGCGGGTACGGCTGCTGTCCTGGCTGGGCAGGGGGCTGGCCCGGCTGGGGGTACGGCTGGCCGGGCTGGGCGTACGGCTGCCCGGGATGCGGTTGCGGCTGTCCGGGCTGCGGCTGCTGGGGGTACGGGCCCGGCTGCCCTGGGGCCTGCTGGCCGGGAACCGGCTGCCCGGGGCCCGGCTGCTGTCCGGGATACGGAGGCTGGGGCTGGCCCGGTACCGGCTGGCCGGGCAGCGGCGGGGCGGCCACCGGCGGCGGGTTGCCGTCGGAGGTCCACAGCCCGTGCGCCTGCTGATGGCGGGTGAAGTCCTCGGCGACCATGGCCGCGAGGTTGAAGTACGCCTCCCGCACCTTCGGCCGCATCATGTCGAGGTCGACCTCGGCACCGGCGGCGAGATGCTCGTCGAACGGCACGACGATGACGCCCCGGCAGCGCGTCTCGAAGTGCGACACGATGTCCTCGACCTTGATCATCTTGCCGGTCTCGCGCACCCCGGAGATGACGGTGATGGACCGGGCGACGAGGTCGGCGTAGCCGTGCGCCGACAGCCAGTCCAGCGTCGTGCTGGCGCTGCTCGCACCGTCCACCGACGGCGTCGAGATGATGATGAGCTGGTCGGCGAGGTCCAGCACACCGCGCATGGCGCTGTAGAGCAGACCGGTACCGGAGTCGGTGAGGATGACCGGGTACTGCTTGCCCAGCACGTCGATCGCGCGCCGGTAGTCCTCGTCGTTGAAGGTCGTCGACACGGCCGGGTCGACGTCGTTGGCGATGATCTCCAGTCCGGACGGCGCCTGGGACGTGAACCGCCGGATGTCCATGTACGAGTTGAGGTACGGGATCGCCTGGACGAGGTCTCGGATGGTGGCCCCGGTCTCACGCCGCACGCGACGCCCGAGGGTGCCCGCGTCCGGGTTGGCGTCGATCGCGAGGATCTTGTCCTGCCGCTCGGTGGCGAGCGTGGAACCGAGCGCGGTGGTCGTGGTCGTCTTGCCGACACCGCCCTTGAGGCTGATCACGGCGATCCGGTAGCAGGAGAGCACGGGCGTGCGGATCAGCTCCAGCTTCCGCTGCCGCTCGGCCTCCTCCTTCTTCCCACCGATCTTGAACCGACCACCGCCGGCCACCGGACGGCTGCTCTTCGCCTTCTGCTTCTTGCTGTTGAGCAGCCGGTCCGACGACAGCTCCACGGCAGCGGTGTAACCGAGCGGCGCGGCCCCCGGGTTGGTCGGCTGCCGCTGGTCGTGCTGCATGGGCTGCGGCCAGGCGGCCCCGGTCCGCGGGTCCACGGGCTGCGGAGGCTGCCCCTGTCCGTCGGGCTGCGGCTGGGCCTGGGTCTGCGGGGGCACGCCGGGGTGGGGCTGTTGGGCGGCTGGGGCCGGAGCGCCGGGGTGGGGGAAGCCGTAGCCGTCCTGGGGGTTGGGTGCGCCCGGGGCGGGCGCGCCGGGGTGCGGGAAGCCGTAGCCGTCCTGCGCGTTGGGCGCGGGGGCGGGCGGGGTGTTGGGCTGTTGCGTCGGGGGTTGTTGTGCGGCCGGGGCGTGGGCGGGGGCGCCGGGGTGGGGGAAGCCGTAGCCGCCTTGCGCGTTGGGTGCGGCGGCTGACGGGTTGTCGGGCCCGGACTGCGGGAATCCGTAACCGCCCTGCGTGTTCGGGGCAGGGGCGGGCGGGGTGCTGGGCTGCTGGGCCGGCGGCTGCTGGGCGGCCGGGGCCGGGGCGCCGGGGTGGGGGAAGCCGTAGCCGCCCTGGGCATCGGGTGCGGCCGGGGCCGTAGCTCCCGGGTGCGGGAAGCCGTAGGCGCCGGGCTGCGGTGCGGGCTGGGCGGGCGGCTGGTTCGGCGGGGCCGGCGGGTTCCAGGCGGCGGGCGCGGGCTGCGGCGCCTGCGGCTGGAATGGCGGCTGCTGGGCCGGCGCCGACGGCTGGGGCGGCACCGGCGGCTGACCCTGCGCGGCCGACGGCTGCGGCTGCGCGGGCGCGTTCGGGTCCGTGGGCTGTGCCTGCGGCTGGGGCTGCTGCTGCGGCTGCGCGGGCCACTGGCTGGCCGGCGCCGGGGCGGCCGGCTGATACGACGGCGGCAGCGGCGGCATGGCCTGCGGGGCCGGGGGAGTCCAGGCGGGCTGGGCGTCGGACGCGCCCGGCACGGCGGCGTCC
The genomic region above belongs to Streptomyces coeruleorubidus and contains:
- a CDS encoding ABC transporter ATP-binding protein; protein product: MTLLDVRDLTVTYAGGAAAVRGVDLRLDAGQKLGLAGESGCGKSTLALALLRLLPAGARITGEVLLDGEDVLTMKWGRVRAVRWAGASVVFQGAMHSLNAVHRIGDQIAEPILLHRKATPAGAKKKTGELLEHVGLPAARADAYPHELSGGQRQRVMIAMALACDPRLIIADEPTTALDVMIQAQILRLIEQLVADQDLGLIMISHDLAVLADTCDRLAVMYAGRVVEEGPARQVYEDARHPYARALSAAFPRIGDPASRFAPQGLAGDPPDPAALPSGCTFHPRCPVALESCPEEDPVLREAGPERRAACVLVGPPAEEPREARQAPDPEALEEARPSTP
- a CDS encoding oligopeptide/dipeptide ABC transporter ATP-binding protein, with the protein product MSMSPTAPEVTTAPLLSAQDLHVTFPDRHGGPRARAVDGVDLDIRPGEVVALVGESGCGKTTLARCLLGLVEPTSGRVTFDGRPLEYSGRSLKAYRKRVQLVLQDPSGSLNPRHTVYDAVAEGLRIHRYGGDERTAVAEALSRAGLRPPERFFLRYPHELSGGQRQRVVIAGALVLEPELLVADEPVASLDASVRGEILALLLRLRNELGLSALVVTHDLGLAWNIADRVAVMYLGRIVETGAVEQVLTAPRHPYTQALLSVLPEAPGDPVVLTGEPPDPSRVPSGCRFHARCQILASGEAERAGVADACRTQDPEILDGSGTAQVACHWATR
- a CDS encoding NAD(P)-dependent oxidoreductase translates to MNTDRVKKVCIIGASGKLGQYMVGHALERGYEVVGVCRERSVPKLAAFEGRITVVPGPTDDPEVIRRAVAGCDGVLTVLVPWGVRQYASGTAQAVLDHARPGARLVFSCGWHITRDGKDRYSRLFTLGVRIAAVLGKLVRAVELDDQVEACRRVFASDTAWTVVRGSSLEEGESQGLPVWSRRVGDPVLASNLTRRVDFALFMVEALTDDTLIQEAPAIVGCRTPSALAHAGGSRA
- a CDS encoding SCO5717 family growth-regulating ATPase, whose protein sequence is MSSDRDGNRGGWATPGDDQPDAESAAEVTGEFTIDYAPPAWYTQNASGSSSSGQGAGASEDSSASGAPGGSRPQGRSGPQGSGTQGSGAPSGPVPPLPGLTPPPHANPSGGASSIPRQGQGHASGSSPAPAPSPAPGAPFTPPAPPPAPGAPFTPPAPPAPGPGTPFTPPAPAAGGPYAGGPTAVPRLPVGFEPQGSQSQGAQSSGSQPQERSEAPAADPASPTAVPNIPVGGYQAQWAPAAPAEAPAAPATPQAPATPASDDAEPENGDLDSGATMRFSAGALKREIAERAAEAEARLDAPDEDQDEEESRDEDSAAASGPGDGAEPGEESGGDVEGAPTDADTSADTGADENRDEDVSSDAAVAVDTAGVSGADGPASDDADSEGVEPSVTAPEEEAPEHAAPQAETDEAVPQDAEPEDSVPADAVPADEDPADSVPSDAIPADAVTVGEGPADAVPAVPADEVPAAPEPADAKPADASPADAQPVGSEPADAVPADAAPEDSVPQDAAVPGASDAQPAWTPPAPQAMPPLPPSYQPAAPAPASQWPAQPQQQPQPQAQPTDPNAPAQPQPSAAQGQPPVPPQPSAPAQQPPFQPQAPQPAPAAWNPPAPPNQPPAQPAPQPGAYGFPHPGATAPAAPDAQGGYGFPHPGAPAPAAQQPPAQQPSTPPAPAPNTQGGYGFPQSGPDNPSAAAPNAQGGYGFPHPGAPAHAPAAQQPPTQQPNTPPAPAPNAQDGYGFPHPGAPAPGAPNPQDGYGFPHPGAPAPAAQQPHPGVPPQTQAQPQPDGQGQPPQPVDPRTGAAWPQPMQHDQRQPTNPGAAPLGYTAAVELSSDRLLNSKKQKAKSSRPVAGGGRFKIGGKKEEAERQRKLELIRTPVLSCYRIAVISLKGGVGKTTTTTALGSTLATERQDKILAIDANPDAGTLGRRVRRETGATIRDLVQAIPYLNSYMDIRRFTSQAPSGLEIIANDVDPAVSTTFNDEDYRRAIDVLGKQYPVILTDSGTGLLYSAMRGVLDLADQLIIISTPSVDGASSASTTLDWLSAHGYADLVARSITVISGVRETGKMIKVEDIVSHFETRCRGVIVVPFDEHLAAGAEVDLDMMRPKVREAYFNLAAMVAEDFTRHQQAHGLWTSDGNPPPVAAPPLPGQPVPGQPQPPYPGQQPGPGQPVPGQQAPGQPGPYPQQPQPGQPQPHPGQPYAQPGQPYPQPGQPPAQPGQQPYPQAAGQPPYPQPGQPYPQPGQPPAPPQPGYGYPQSGQPGQPGYGYPQPGQPGYPAQPDGQTPPPQPPPPSQ
- a CDS encoding ABC transporter substrate-binding protein: MGTKDQTRSLPRGLRLVAVAGAAALTLTAGLATPLDPAPRQARAADDGKKVLTVAVAQSVDSLSPFLAVRLLSTSIHRLMYEYLTNYDPKDNHAIPGLATKWEPSPDKLTWTYTIRSNSKWSDGKQATAEDAAWTFNKMMTDSGAATANGSYVGNFKKVTAPSPTKLVIELKKPQATMTALDVPIVPKHVWEKVSDFSEFNNDKSFPVVGNGPFVLTGYKADSYVRLKANKSFWRGSPKFDELVFRYYKDQDAAVSALRKGEVSFVAGSPSLTPAQAASLEGAENIKVNDAPGRRFYALATNPGAKAKNGEKFGDGHPSLLDQRVRNALFKAVDRKAIIDKVFQGHAVEGEGYIPPRFSQYFWKPSGSQKLTYDPAEAARMLDQAGYEKNGDGKRVGKDGKPISYRVLCHATDPNDKAVGKYLQEWWGKLGIGVQLNCLDNVTDPWLAGKYDLAFDGWSVNPDPDFVLSIHTCGALPATPKDTGATDNFICDKKYDELYAQQLAEYDPAKRADIVKQMESRLYDLGYMNVMAYPNAVEAYRTDQIKSITTMPAKAGNIYGQDGYWSWWSAVPAQSSGSSDTASSTGVVLGIVGGVVVLAGLGVFAAMRRRSTAEDRE
- a CDS encoding TetR/AcrR family transcriptional regulator → MGEGNKGRRRGSARTPLSRERVIRTAVAVADEKGAAALTMRAIAEPLGVEAMSLYHHVAGREDILDGMVDAVFGEIDLPPRDMDWKSALRHRADSARAVLRRHPWAVGLMDSRSQPGPATLRHHDAVIGTLRAGGFSVPMAAHAVSLIDSYLYGFVLQELSLPFKGAAELDEVAGAILRDMPADTYPHLTELATEHVLKPGYDHADEFTFGLTLILDALHPDEAASA
- a CDS encoding ABC transporter permease — its product is MTTTTETGPGPGPRALARQRRRASVARFWRQYRTERAGLYGLTALALCALLALFAPLFVGSDVSSVTDAPGRPMQSPSAGFPLGTDQFGRDLLGLVIWGSRVSLLVGLLAAVLSVAIGTLIGVTAGHFKGWYATVMMRITDWFLVMPTLVLAIALATVMSRSLTTTVVAIGVTTWPTTARLVRAQTLAVETRPYIERAKALGGGHWHIMSRHVLPNVMPLVLAQTTLIISSAILAEATLAFLGLGDPTVVSWGGLLQDAREAGAVSAGDWWYLVPPGIAIAVVALAFTLCGRAVESVLNPRLGVSR
- a CDS encoding ABC transporter permease, encoding MTADATPALVEERKPAAGPRARRRSAYPRYLAGKVAGAAVSLLAVLVTSFFLFRLIPGDPVKTMTGGRQVSAEQLAAYREEFGLDLPLWRQFTDYCGKALTGDFGTSYQFRAPVVDKITEALPNTLLLTGTAFVLYTALGIFLGTRSAWRRGGLGDRINTGLALTLYSIPSFWLGLLLIIVLSVGIGPLPGMFPTGGMESGGKEGFAYVLDVAHHLVLPVVTLVAVEYGQTLLVTRSALLDEMGSDYLTTARAKGLRDDLVRRRHAVPNALLPTVTLIFINLGRTVAGVILVETVFSWPGLGGLFYQALSVPDLPLVQGLFFVFAAAVIVMNTLADLVYPLLDPRVAR